Proteins co-encoded in one Chitinivibrionia bacterium genomic window:
- a CDS encoding nucleotidyltransferase domain-containing protein codes for MNRKVYSVDEIKKRFENVAKKYEINEAYLFGSYARGEATKKSDVDFYVRADKIRTLFQLGGFYADTKESMDKNIDVITTKTRLDRNFEEEMRKELVKIYG; via the coding sequence ATGAACCGCAAAGTATATTCTGTAGATGAAATTAAAAAGCGATTTGAAAACGTCGCCAAAAAATACGAAATCAACGAAGCGTATTTATTCGGTTCTTATGCCCGTGGCGAAGCGACAAAAAAAAGCGATGTGGATTTTTACGTTCGCGCCGATAAAATAAGAACGCTTTTTCAACTGGGTGGATTTTACGCCGATACAAAAGAATCTATGGATAAAAATATAGACGTAATTACTACAAAGACAAGGTTGGACAGAAATTTTGAAGAAGAGATGAGAAAGGAATTGGTAAAGATTTATGGATAG